In the genome of Clostridia bacterium, the window TCGCAAGCTGGCAGCTCACAACGACAAACTGGCAGCGCACAACCAGACGCTACGCCGCCGGGTGTTCCAGGAAAACAAGGGCAGAATGGTGGCCTTGTGACTGGCGAATCCGGGAAGAAGAAGGAGCTTGCGCCCGGGAGCAACTTCGAAGAAGTTCATATTGAGCCAAGGATTGAGCCGCCAAAGCCAACGAAGGCCATGGCCGATGTGCTTTCGCCGGCGAGTACAGATCCCTCGCTGAAGACTCACACAAAGCCTATGAAGGTAGATGTCGACCTGGTGCTGGTTCCGGTGACGGTAACGGATCCGATGAACCGTCTGGTCACCGGTCTGGAGCAGGAAAACTTCGTGGTGACGGATGCGGGCGAGAAGCAGGAGGTACGGCACTTTTCCAGTGAGGATGCCCCGATCTCGCTCGGCGTGATCTTCGACATGTCCGGCAGCATGAAAGACAAAATTGAGAAGGCGCGCGAGGCCGTAGTCGAGTTCTTCAAGACGGCGAACCCGGATGACGAGTTCTTCATGATCGGCTTCAGCGATAAGCCGGACGTGATCGCCGATTTTACGCAATCGATCGAGGAGATACAGGGAAGGCTTGTCTATACGCTACCTAAGGGGCGCACCGCGCTGATGGATGCGATCTACCTGGGATTGGCCAAGATGCGCGACGCGAGGCACCAGAAGAGGGCTATGCTGATTCTCTCGGACGGCGGCGATAACCACAGCCGATATACGGAGAACGAGATCAAGTCGCTGGTGAAAGAGGCCGATGTCCAGATCTATGCGATCGGCATGTTCTCTTTCAATCCGCAGAGTCCGGAAGAGCAGATGGGGCCTTCGACGCTGGCGCAGATTACGGATGTGACCGGTGGACGGACGTTTACGATCGACAATCCCAACGAGCTAAGCGACGTAGCTACGAAGATTGGGATCGAGTTGCGCAACCAATATGTGCTCGGATACCGTCCAAGCAAACCAGCACGCGACGGCAAGTGGCGAAAGATTAAGGTAAAGCTTGTTCCGCCCAGGGGTTTGCCGCCGCTTACGGTTTATGCGAAGACTGGCTATTATGCTCCCACTGAATAAGATACGAGTTATTGTTTGCGTAGTGGCACTTCTGTTCGTTGTTGGCCTGAGCGCTCAGAATGCGCCGCCCAGTTCACAGGTCGGCACACAGCAACCGGCTCAGCCGCCGGTCATGAGTCCACCTGTCGGCCAAAGTGCGCCAGTGCCGCAAGGGGCGCCTGCCCAGCAGCGAGGGCAGATGCCCACGGGACAGAACCAGCAGGACCAATCGCAGCAGCCCATTGCTCAGCCACGGAACCAGCCGGGCGACACCGTTCAGGTACCGAACCAGCCCGGGCGTGCGCCTGACTCTCAAGAGGGCGGCGTCTTTGTCTTTCGCAAGCAGGTGGAAGAAGTCACGCTGCATGCAACGGTAGTGGATGACCGGCAACGGCTCGTGACCGATCTGAACAGGGACGCGTTCACGGTATTCGAAGATGGCCAGCCGCAGCAGATCACGTCATTCCGGAGCGAGGATATTCCGGTGTCGCTCGGAATTGTGATCGACAACTCCGGTTCGATGCGCGACAAGCGTCCGGCAGTGAACCAGGCGGCCATCAACCTGGTGAGGGCGAGCAATCCGCAGGACCAGGTGTTCGTGGTGAACTTCAACGAGGAACCGTTTCTTGATCAGGACTACACAGCGGATGTGAACCTGCTACGCGAGTCGCTGGACAAGATTGTTTCCCGCGGAGGCACGGCGCTATACGACGCGCTGGTCGCTTCCGCGGATCACCTGGCGAAAACAGCGCGGCTGGAAAAGAAAGCGATCCTTGTGGTGACGGACGGAGAAGATAATGCGAGCCGGGAATCGCTGGAGGCGGCAGTTCGAAAGCTGGCCGTAGATGGCGGGCCAACCGTCTACACCATCGGTATATTGGGTGGTGAGAAGGAAAAACGTGCGCGCCGCGCATTACGAGTCATCGCCGAGCAGACAGGCGGCGTGTCGTTCTTCCCAAGAGACCTGAGCGAAGTGGATGCGATTACAAAACAGGTGGCGCACGATATTCGTAACCAGTACACGATCGGGTACAAACCTACCAATCCGCAGAACCGTGGTGGATATCGCACGGTGAAAGTGGAAGCGCGCGCGGGCGGCTACAAGAAGCTTCAGGTTCGCACGCGATCCGGCTACTACGCCGGGCAGGAGAGAGCAGCCGCAAAATAAATCTAGGTTTCAGGCCGGCAACAAGGCCAGCGCTGAGTGCGTCTGGCCTTTTTGTTTGCCTTGACAGCAGAACCCGCGCCCATCGAACCTGCTGCGCGCAACTGATTGACCTTTCCATAGGGCTACCGTAACCTGTAACGTTCCATGGCGTGAATGGATAGGCAGCGCTACGCTGATAAACGCAGCATTCCACAAAATATGAAGGGGCCGGCCTCATCGATGAAAATCGCAGAAATGACCACTTCCCTCCAAATTGCTGAAGACATCCTAGACCTGATAGGGTCCACGCCAATGTTGCACCTCCGCAAGATTGTGCCGGCGGGGGCCGCTGACGTTTATGCAAAGCTGGAGGCCTTCAATCCAGGGTTCAGCGTGAAGGACCGCGCCGCCCTTGGGATGATCCGCAAGGCGGAACGCGAAGGACAGTTGAAGCCCGGCGACACGATTGTTGAAGCCACCGCTGGGAATACCGGTGTGGGCCTGGCACTGGTAGGCGTGCAGCGCGGATACAAGGTGATCTTCTTCGTTCCAATGAAGTTCTCTAAGGAGAAGGTGATGCTCATGGAGGCGTTCGGCGCTAAGGTCCTCCGTACGCCGGACGAAGAAGGAATGGAGGGCGCAATCAAGAGAGCCCGCCAACTCGCCGCCGACAGCCCCAATCACTGGTTCGCCGCACAATTCGAAAATCAAGGCAATCCTGACTATCACTACGAGACGACCGGCCATGAGATTGTGGAACAGATGCAGGGCAAGATAGATGCTGTCGTGATCGGCGCAGGCACGGGCGGAACTTTCACGGGGGTCGCACGCTACATAAAAGAGTGCTGCCCGGATGCGCTGGCCGTCTGCGTCGAATCGGAACATTCGGTTTACGGTGGCGGGACGCCCGGTTCGCACGCTGTGGAAGGAATCGGCTCGAGCTTCATTCCGAAGACCTATGACCCGAAGCTGGCGGACGAAGTGATCTCGGTAACCGACGCCGACGCCTTTGCCATGGTGAAAGAACTGGCAGTGATGGAAGGCGTGCTTGGCGGTTCCAGCGCGGGGGCGGCAGTGTGGGCCTCAATCGAGGTCGCCAAGCGGCTTGGGCCGGGTAAGCGCGTCGTTACGATGGTGGCAGACTCTGCGGAGCGCTACCTATCGAAGGACATCTTCAATTTCAAAGGGAAATAGAACGAGAGAAAGCGTAGAAGCTGTCATTCTCTAAAGCTGCTGAGCTACTTGCTGTGCAGAGGCGGACGGGTGCGGCTACGCGACGGTTCAACCAGCAGGAATTGCTACTGAGCGACTCAGCAACATACGAGGACTTATGGCTAAAAAGAACGTGGCAGGATTTTCGACGAGAGCGATTCACGACGGGCAAGAGCCGGAGCCTCTGACGGGCGCCGTGGGCGTGCCGATCTATGCAACTTCCACCTACGTGCAGGATGAGCTTGGAAAGCCGCGCCTGGGGTACGAGTATGCGCGCGTCTCCAATCCGACGCGAGACCGCCTCGAAACGAACCTGGCGTCGCTGGAAGGCGGAGTGGCATCGAGGGTATTTGCGAGCGGTATGGCAGCCGTGATGGCGCTCTGCACGATGTTGAAGAAGGGCGACCACATCGTTTGCTCGGATAACCTCTATGGGGGCGTGCCTCGCCTGTTCAACCAGGTGCTGGTGAACTATGGGCTGGAGTTCACCTACGTGGATACGTCGGACGTGCGAAATGTGGAGCGCGCCATCCGCCGCAACACTCGTTACGTTTACATTGAGACGCCGACGAACCCTCTGATGTCGCTGAGCGATATCGAAGCAATCAGCAAATTGGCACACCGTAAGGGTGCGGAAGTCGTGGTGGACAACACCTTCATGTCGCCGTATTTCCAGCAGCCAATCGCTCTGGGTGCGGACATGGTCATGCACTCGACGACGAAGTTTCTGAACGGGCACTCGGATGGGCTTGGCGGAGTGCTGGTATGTACGAAGAAGGAGCAGGCCGAGAAGTTGGCGTTCATACAGAAGGCTGCGGGCGCGATCATGTCGCCTTTCGAGTGCTGGCTGGTGCTGCGCGGCGTCAAGACGCTGGCGCTGCGCATGAAGCAGCACGACGAGAGCGGCCGGGTTGTCGCCGACTACCTGAATACGCATCGCAAGGTGAAGAAGGTTTTCTATCCCGGCCTGCCCCATCATCCGCAGTATGAACTGGCGCGGCGGCAGATGTCGGGCTTCGGATCGATGATTACCTTTGAGACAGGCTCGCTGAATAATGCCAAGAAGTTTTTGAAGAAGGTTCGCGTCTGCACGCTTGGCGAATCGCTGGGTGGCGTGGAGTCGCTGATCTCGCACCCGGCGACCATGACACACGCGGCAGTCGGCGCGGCAGGCCGCAAGAAGATCGGCATAACCGATGGCATGGTGCGCCTTTCCGTCGGTGTTGAGGAAGTGGAAGACATCATTACCGATCTGGAGCAGGCACTGGCGGCGCTGTAGGATTCATGTAAGACGAATGTGAGAGGGCGCGGTTTCGGCTGCGCCCTTTCTGTTGCTACGGCTCCGAGCGCGACAGCGGCGAGAGTTTCAACTTTCTCGTTTTGGGATTGAACAGTGTAATAACTGCGCTATCGACCTCGGTTAGTGGCATAATTCGCAACGTCGAAAGGAGGCGAATATGGCGCAAGCGGAATCGGTATCTGCCGAGTGGGATTCGACAGCATACGATGTGCTGGCGAAACCTGAGGTGGAATGGGGCAAGAAAGTTTTAGACCGTCTTCATTTACAAGGGTTTGAGAAGGTGTTGGACGCTGGCTGTGGCACCGGGCGGGTAACCGCGATGTTATGCGAGCGCTTGCCTCACGGACATGTAATCGCTGTTGATCTCTCGGACAACATGCTGAACGTCGCACGCGAACACCTCAAGGGCGTGAGCGGTCGCGTGAAGTTCGTGCAAGCGGACCTCGTGAACCTTTCGCTTCAGGAAGAGGTTGACGGCATTTTCAGCACGGCGGCAATCCACTGGA includes:
- a CDS encoding VWA domain-containing protein, with amino-acid sequence MTRRIRDGCGSGFTKHPLAVYIPGISGAASIRVSPWLGCACAAVLMTAMAAAQTVASSATQPASPPTGTAQTASSNSQQGPTPSVGPSQAGSSQRQTGSAQPDATPPGVPGKQGQNGGLVTGESGKKKELAPGSNFEEVHIEPRIEPPKPTKAMADVLSPASTDPSLKTHTKPMKVDVDLVLVPVTVTDPMNRLVTGLEQENFVVTDAGEKQEVRHFSSEDAPISLGVIFDMSGSMKDKIEKAREAVVEFFKTANPDDEFFMIGFSDKPDVIADFTQSIEEIQGRLVYTLPKGRTALMDAIYLGLAKMRDARHQKRAMLILSDGGDNHSRYTENEIKSLVKEADVQIYAIGMFSFNPQSPEEQMGPSTLAQITDVTGGRTFTIDNPNELSDVATKIGIELRNQYVLGYRPSKPARDGKWRKIKVKLVPPRGLPPLTVYAKTGYYAPTE
- a CDS encoding VWA domain-containing protein, with amino-acid sequence MALLFVVGLSAQNAPPSSQVGTQQPAQPPVMSPPVGQSAPVPQGAPAQQRGQMPTGQNQQDQSQQPIAQPRNQPGDTVQVPNQPGRAPDSQEGGVFVFRKQVEEVTLHATVVDDRQRLVTDLNRDAFTVFEDGQPQQITSFRSEDIPVSLGIVIDNSGSMRDKRPAVNQAAINLVRASNPQDQVFVVNFNEEPFLDQDYTADVNLLRESLDKIVSRGGTALYDALVASADHLAKTARLEKKAILVVTDGEDNASRESLEAAVRKLAVDGGPTVYTIGILGGEKEKRARRALRVIAEQTGGVSFFPRDLSEVDAITKQVAHDIRNQYTIGYKPTNPQNRGGYRTVKVEARAGGYKKLQVRTRSGYYAGQERAAAK
- the cysK gene encoding cysteine synthase A; the protein is MKIAEMTTSLQIAEDILDLIGSTPMLHLRKIVPAGAADVYAKLEAFNPGFSVKDRAALGMIRKAEREGQLKPGDTIVEATAGNTGVGLALVGVQRGYKVIFFVPMKFSKEKVMLMEAFGAKVLRTPDEEGMEGAIKRARQLAADSPNHWFAAQFENQGNPDYHYETTGHEIVEQMQGKIDAVVIGAGTGGTFTGVARYIKECCPDALAVCVESEHSVYGGGTPGSHAVEGIGSSFIPKTYDPKLADEVISVTDADAFAMVKELAVMEGVLGGSSAGAAVWASIEVAKRLGPGKRVVTMVADSAERYLSKDIFNFKGK
- a CDS encoding PLP-dependent aspartate aminotransferase family protein; the protein is MAKKNVAGFSTRAIHDGQEPEPLTGAVGVPIYATSTYVQDELGKPRLGYEYARVSNPTRDRLETNLASLEGGVASRVFASGMAAVMALCTMLKKGDHIVCSDNLYGGVPRLFNQVLVNYGLEFTYVDTSDVRNVERAIRRNTRYVYIETPTNPLMSLSDIEAISKLAHRKGAEVVVDNTFMSPYFQQPIALGADMVMHSTTKFLNGHSDGLGGVLVCTKKEQAEKLAFIQKAAGAIMSPFECWLVLRGVKTLALRMKQHDESGRVVADYLNTHRKVKKVFYPGLPHHPQYELARRQMSGFGSMITFETGSLNNAKKFLKKVRVCTLGESLGGVESLISHPATMTHAAVGAAGRKKIGITDGMVRLSVGVEEVEDIITDLEQALAAL